Proteins encoded within one genomic window of Setaria italica strain Yugu1 chromosome IV, Setaria_italica_v2.0, whole genome shotgun sequence:
- the LOC101753002 gene encoding transcription factor bHLH150-like: MEVDDAAAAGGILSDLAGEEAIERLQADAGRSGTQHKIYGRRLLDALRATGGGQPRAVKAAADSALALTARGQTQWGRAILLAGAACSRRRMLVKAGGKIRRRHRRPNKSSKAASFSQEEEGRGKVQERLRVLGRLVPGCRKLPAPDLLEEAVDYVAALQMLRARTSDTCPSTSTK, encoded by the exons ATGGAGGTCGACGACGCCGCAGCGGCAGGGGGCATCCTCAGCGACCTCGCTGGAGAGGAGGCCATCGAGCGCCTGCAAGCCGATGCT GGGCGCAGCGGCACGCAGCACAAGATCTACGGGCGGCGCCTGCTGGACGCGCTCCGCGCCACGGGTGGCGGGCAGCCGCGCGCCGTCAAGGCCGCGGCCGACTCGGCACTGGCGCTCACGGCGCGCGGGCAGACGCAGTGGGGCCGCGCCATCCTGCTTGCCGGCGCCGCCTGCAGCCGGCGCCGCATGCTGGTCAAGGCGGGCGGCAAgatccggcggcgccaccgccgaccGAACAAGAGCAGCAAAGCGGCCTCTTTttcccaggaggaggagggcagggGCAAGGTGCAGGAGCGGCTCCGCGTGCTGGGCCGCCTCGTCCCGGGCTGCCGGAAGCTCCCCGCGCCGGACCTGCTGGAGGAGGCGGTCGACTACGTGGCGGCGCTGCAGATGCTGCGCGCGAGAACGTCGGACACCTGCCCGTCAACGTCGA CCAAGTAG
- the LOC101752587 gene encoding uncharacterized protein LOC101752587, whose amino-acid sequence MATQLTASVQAFSFLAPAIPEQSAGTPWPGLAMAAERRRSKEGARQGEVPRWRWPHLIPGGSLPGHTRREETPLAAREATRRRREVAVWRREVTAWRRSTSSTATTATATAAFSPIPPTPLRVGEGEPPPSWDPVPTPIGKQRVDWNPTLEKSLVEILHEYKDSGYRSDNGWNTEGWNKMVKEFHLRNKSVSYTKAQIQDKECQLKRDYKMLKAARMQSGSKWNEQRNMVEGSASMWENLIVTFPKIKKFQNNKASFPLFDALGELYDGHLAEGTYNFTSIESERVEEPLQQIDVVEEEAEEEAL is encoded by the exons ATGGCGACGCAACTGACGGCGAGCGTTCAGGCGTTCAGCTTCCTGGCCCCAGCCATTCCAGAGCAAAGTGCAGGAACACCATGGCCGGGGCTGGCAATGGCGGCAGAGAGACGGAGGAGTAAGGAGGGGGCACGGCAGGGGGAGGTCCCGCGCTGGCGCTGG CCGCACCTCATCCCTGGTGGATCGCTTCCTGGCCACACGCGACGCGAGGAGACTCCgctggcggcgcgcgaggcgacgaggcggcggcgcgaggtggcGGTGTGGCGACGCGAGGTGACGGCATGGCGGCGTAGCACATCTTCGACGGCCACCACCGCGACAGCGACTGCCGCCTTCTCGCCG ATCCCACCAACACCATTAAGAGTTGGGGAAGGTGAACCACCCCCTTCTTGGGATCCGGTACCAACTCCAATAG GAAAACAAAGAGTGGACTGGAACCCAACTCTTGAGAAATCACTTGTTGAAATTCTGCATGAGTATAAAGATAGTGGCTATAGAAGTGACAATGGTTGGAACACTGAAGGGTGGAACAAGATGGTGAAGGAGTTCCATCTGAGAAACAAGTCTGTCTCGTACACAAAGGCACAAATTCAAGATAAAGAATGTCAGCTTAAGAGAGACTACAAGATGCTAAAAGCGGCAAGAATGCAAAGTGGGTCAAAATGGAATGAGCAAAGAAATATGGTTGAAGGATCAGCCTCAATGTGGGAGAACCTCATAGTG ACTTTCCCCAAAATCAAGAAGTTTCAAAACAACAAGGCAAGCTTTCCGCTCTTTGATGCTTTGGGAGAACTCTATGATG GTCATCTGGCTGAAGGGACATACAATTTCACTTCTATTGAGTCAGAACGTGTGGAAGAGCCCCTTCAACAAATTGATGTTGTAGAGGAAGAAGCTGAGGAAGAAGCCCTATAG
- the LOC101768932 gene encoding tetraspanin-8 yields MVRCSNGLLGLLNAGVLVLAVVALGGGAWLSHRASTDCERFLERPVIALGVLLLALSLAGLAGALCRASCLLWLYLLALFLLIVLLFAFTIFAFVVTNRGAGWVVSGRGYKEYRLGDYSTWLQRRVENAGNWAKVRSCLQDGKVCQKLADRKETVTQFVNSNLSPIQSGCCKPPTGCNFTYQSETVWIKPTGFNTTTDDPDCTTWSNDQTALCYDCMACKAGVLANLKNDWKKIATINIVFLIFLIVIYSVGCCAFRNNRQDNSYPAWK; encoded by the exons ATGGTGCGGTGCAGCAACGGCCTCCTGGGCCTCCTGAACGCGGGCGTGCTGGTCCTGGCCGTCGTCGCgcttggcggcggcgcgtggctgAGCCACCGGGCTTCCACCGACTGCGAGCGGTTCCTCGAGCGGCCCGTCATCGCGCtgggcgtcctcctcctcgcgctctccCTCGCGGGCCTGGCGGGGGCGCTCTGCCGCGCCTCCTGCCTCCTCTGGCTCTACCTCCTCgcgctcttcctcctcatcgtgCTCCTCTTCGCCTTCACCATCTTCGCCTTCGTCGTCACCAACCGCGGCGCAGGGTGGGTCGTCTCCGGCAGGGGGTACAAGGAGTACCGCCTCGGGGACTACTCCACCTGGCTGCAGCGGAGGGTCGAGAACGCAGGGAATTGGGCCAAGGTCAGGAGCTGCCTCCAGGACGGCAAGGTCTGCCAGAAGCTTGCGGACAGGAAGGAGACGGTCACCCAGTTCGTCAACAGCAACCTCTCCCCGATCCAG TCTGGATGCTGCAAGCCACCCACCGGCTGCAACTTCACCTACCAGAGTGAGACCGTCTGGATCAAACCCACTGGCTTCAACACTACCACCGACGACCCCGACTGCACCACATGGTCGAACGACCAGACCGCCCTCTGCTACGACTGCATGGCGTGCAAGGCAGGTGTGCTCGCCAACCTGAAGAACGACTGGAAGAAGATTGCAACCATCAACATTGTCTTCTTGATCTTCCTCATCGTCATCTACTCTGTCGGGTGCTGTGCGTTCAGGAACAACCGGCAGGACAACTCGTACCCGGCCTGGAAGTGA